From one Culex quinquefasciatus strain JHB chromosome 3, VPISU_Cqui_1.0_pri_paternal, whole genome shotgun sequence genomic stretch:
- the LOC6031085 gene encoding uncharacterized protein LOC6031085, producing MSQVDLLEEVHHLRFTVADRSLRNAWEAYRVSPRTRQLASEANRATYAEALWLAETESCSRTFFPASLATLAVECLVGAYSGGPVPDGLSCEQKEYFGHLLDVELPVLQLLQGENETFWKRVVKAKTKTLVHFLKLEKEEDIYWRPRGIELKVAEAIERERPEYWFEGDLEDIIISSAPIVKNLVISQLLPLQKVEPAEGYEEYKLYDVPAELCSHGSLKILRHLENLTSLSLIFGLDEILKGYERRFFQFSLEDVENFVEALDKMIQLKHFKMARSHLTTDKLKILLNHLAQLKLESLEFSYCYLGEGSGILLGKFISKCPSTLKVVNLAGNFLNAKEIEDFGYGINVFQGVLQRLDISHNLIGEAGVLMLGGAVKNTEQLRELNVTACELGEEGAFRVVQLLGFHRPLRVLQMNCTPLGRAGGKKLIDVLKANWHVEVVDCKFCQLKESHVRRIQSILRRNGKFARVL from the exons ATGTCCCAAGTTGACTTGCTGGAAGAAGTTCATCATCTGAGATTTACGGTGGCAGATCGGAGCCTCCGGAACGCCTGGGAAGCCTACCGGGTGTCCCCGAGGACGCGCCAGCTAGCCAGCGAGGCAAATCGGGCCACTTACGCGGAAGCACTATGGTTGGCCGAAACGGAGAGCTGCTCGCGGACGTTCTTCCCGGCCAGTTTGGCCACACTGGCCGTGGAGTGTTTGGTGGGGGCGTATTCCGGGGGTCCCGTACCGGATGGGCTTAGCTGCGAACAGAAGGAGTACTTTGGACACCTGCTGGATGTTGAACTTCCTGTTTTGCAACTGCTTCAAGGCGAG aatgaaaCATTCTGGAAACGGGTCGTCAAGGCGAAAACTAAAACTCTCGTGCATTTTCTAAAGTTGGAAAAGGAAGAAGACATCTACTGGAGACCTCGAGGAATCGAGCTGAAGGTAGCGGAAGCAATTGAACGGGAACGGCCCGAGTACTGGTTCGAAGGTGACCTCGAGGACATCATCATCAGTTCGGCTCCGATCGTTAAAAATCTGGTGATTTCGCAGCTTCTTCCGCTGCAGAAGGTTGAACCCGCAGAGGGctatgaagagtacaaattgtACGATGTTCCGGCCGAATTGTGCAGTCATGGTTCTTTGAAGATATTGAGGCACTTGGAGAACTTGACATCACTTTCGTTGATTTTTGGGCTGGACGAGATTCTCAAGGGTTACGAAcgaagattttttcagttttcactGGAGGATGTGGAAAATTTCGTAGAAGCTCTTGACAAGATGATACAACTGAAACACTTCAAAATGGCTCGAAGTCACCTGACTACCgataaacttaaaattttgctGAATCACTTGGCGCAGCTAAAACTTGAATCCTTGGAATTTTCCTACTGTTATCTCGGCGAAGGATCTGGAATTTTGCTAGGAAAATTCATCAGCAAATGTCCATCCACTTTGAAGGTTGTGAATTTAGCGGGAAATTTTTTGAACGCGAAAGAAATTGAAGATTTTGGTTATGGAATCAACGTGTTCCAGGGAGTACTTCAGCGCTTGGACATTTCCCATAACCTGATTGGAGAGGCTGGCGTACTGATGCTCGGAGGTGCGGTCAAGAATACGGAGCAGCTCCGTGAGCTGAATGTCACTGCTTGTGAGTTGGGCGAGGAGGGTGCCTTTAGG GTGGTCCAACTGCTCGGCTTTCACCGACCCTTGAGAGTGCTCCAGATGAACTGTACCCCGCTGGGACGCGCCGGTGGCAAAAAGCTGATTGATGTGCTCAAGGCAAACTGGCACGTCGAGGTGGTGGACTGCAAATTCTGTCAACTGAAGGAAAGTCACGTCAGGCGAATTCAAAGTATCCTTCGGCGCAACGGTAAATTTGCTCGAGTCTTGTGA